The sequence GGGATTCATTCAAcatctcctctttcactctgccaATTCTCTCCTTCAGCACTCGGATATGTTCACTTTTTCTGTCCTCTAAACTGGATAGAGGAATGTCTAGCAATGATTTAAGGAAATTAAACATTGTACCATTGAATTGAGTACAATTACTCAACGCAGCTCAGAACACTTATGAAAGCACAGGGATGACTGACGTCATTAATAGCAGTATTTATATCCTCCTCGCTAACTCCATATCTTGCAAATGGTAACTATATAGCTAGTGGAGTACAATGACAGGAGGGCATTCAGCAAAAGGATACTGAGGGAGGTGGGTAGGTGACATATATCTACCTCCACTAGAGGGCGAACATCCAGCAGGAGATGAGCAGCTGTGTTGTCCACTATAGATTTATACTCCTGGCAATAGAAAGGAGAAATTACAATGGTTGTCAGTGGTCACCTACAACACTCACTTTGTTAGACAGTGTAGTGTTTAAAAGGTCTGTCACATCTGAATTAAAGTTGCTGTTATTTTGTGAGATGACACAAAGATGGCACAAAGACTGGTTGAGTTGCTTTGGCCTATCACCATATGCATGGCACAACTGGCTGCCTTCTTTGagtggagtagggtggagtaAGTTTAACTTTGTCACATTATTTCAATTATAGGAAATAAAACTGTTTCTGACTCCATGCATTAAATAATCTATTTTAGGCCTAATCAATCATGATCTTCATCTTAATGGCTCAATTCTTTTGAAAACTGTAATTTAGCAGAAACCCAAACAACTCCTAAACCACCACCATTTCTGTCAGTGCCAACaaacaaatacattattattttcCGTAGAAAACGTACATTCGAGTTTTAGTCATTTCCCATTTAGGGTTGGGTCAGCTTTTAGATTTAATCTAGGTTTATGAATGCACACGAATCACAGACAATCAAGTGTAATCATAATTATAAAACAGAAAGTAATCAACTATACTCTACCTGCACTGTTACCCTCTGGTCTTTGGAGAGAAGGTTTAGTCTTCGACACTGAAAGAAAACCCAGAAAATATTAGGTAAATGTTCAAAGCAAACATTGAAACTAAAATTGTCCTATAATTgatggaaaacattttttttagttGAGCTAAGTACAGAAAACTCCTTTTGACATACAGTGCATATCTCTGCTATTTATCTAAATGATGGATAATTAACACATTTTCCTGGCACAACATTCCATGTGCTACGTGTAGTTCTAAGCCGTCAAAGGTGTAGTGATGACACTCACTCTGGTCATTTTAGATTGGGACATACCACCTCCTCTTACTTTAAAATGGTAACTTAACCCTTTGAACTGTATTAAATTGCAACTCAATATGCAAGATGTTTGCCCACTTGGCCCTCTTCTCAGTGACCCCTGACCTTATCTGTGGCAGCAGACCCACAGAACTTCTCATAATCTACAAGGTGTGTGACAGTGGGGTTCTCTCCACACACAGCACAGCTGGCCTGCTTGGACCGCAGCCTGATGGACCGGAACTTGGCATCTTGGGCGTCAAACATCAACAGCTGTTGGCCACAGGAAGCTGTCACACTCGGTCAAAGAAAAGGCTCCTGTCTGGCTTGACAAACACCATAATGTTCTTTGTATATTCAGAAACAGACCTCAAAGGTCCTGAAATTTCACAGACTTTCCTCTCTTTTAGTCAAGTGTTGTCAGATGGGCATGGTCATGAAGAAAAACACCCCTTCCTTCCCATGCTACACTGACTCATTCAGGCTTTCATTCATCTAGTCAGCACCATGACTAAGCAGAAAGTGTTGTTTCATTGTGCAGTAGCTAAGCAGTGGGGCAGTGGAGTGACTCATGGAGCTTTCACTGGGAAGGATACAGCCCTGTCCTGAGGCTATCTTCAGGACCTCCAATGCTTGGAAGCATCCCATGATCCCTGGCACTGAGGAAAGAAAAGAGTGAAACATCAACAATCAATTCCTCTCTCTACCTAACAGTGAATACACAAATTAGAAGTGGACTCACCTACTCCTAAGATCCCTCCGTCAGAGCAGTTGGTCACCATCTCTGGGGGTGGAGGCTTTGGGTACAGGCACCTGTAGCAGGGGCCTCCACGGTAGTTATACACTGTCAACTAGATACAGACAAGAGGGGTTACTATGCACAAAGGAAAACCAATAAACACATTCCATTTACTAGTCAATCATTTGTCAGACATTGATGTAAATCCAGTTAGCATGTGGGGACTTAATTATAGAGACTAAAATGTAACTAGATCCTTACCTGGCCCTCCATTCTCAGGGCACTGGCAGATACTAGGGGCTTGCCACTGAGGACACAGGCATCATTCACCAGATACCGGGTGGGAACGTTGTCCGAACAGTCAGCCACAATGTCGAACATGAGGTGCATAATGTCAAGGAGTAAAAATGCAGTGATTTTCTTCCCTCAAAAAGTCAGTGTTACGGTAAATGTTTGACTCTGGATTTGATGACATGGAAATCCTGTATGACAAACAGTAAAACCTCTTCTTTACCCCCTGGAAGATAATAGAAGGCACAAGGCTGAGAGGGAGGATACTGTTGGATGAGCTGTAAAGCATTTTCTGGAGACAGCTGGAGGTGGTAGGGAATGCATTCTACTGTGGAGTTCAACCTGTACACACATAAAAAGGACAGACAAGGCCATTCACATTCAACCCCTCATACTCATTTTGGAGAGCAAGAACTACTCCACAAAATATAGGCTCGCCAATTCTCTTTTCCTCTGAATGCCAAAACCTTAAAAACACCCTCCAGTAATTTGTTTtgcttttcctgttgaaaaaaagATTTCCCACATATGAATACCCCCACTTCTGCCATGTCATGAGACATCTGGAttacctattgagatgtgccttttaaGTAAATAAGGTGTTAAATGAAGTGAAAAGGAGACGGGAGTAGGACTTTAACATTCAATTGCAATGTcattaatgtactgtatgtaaactaaCAAATAAGAGTGATGACTATACCTATACAGTTATCTGAAAGCAAGCTATTGCTGTTTGAGTAAATGGCACCACCAAGTGGCTATAGCTATGCTGTGGAAGTTCATCACAGTACTGCAGCATCATTGAGTGAAAGACCATAATAAGTGCTTTCGAAAATAAATCAACAGAGAAAGATAGTTGAGTATTCGTGGACAGTCAAAACAACAGTGTAATACAACCTGTGACAATGTAGTGAGATGGCAGTGAATGCACCAACTTATGGTAGGCCTACATGCTAGTGACTGACATGATTACAGTCCATGTATCAGCCTGTGCAGGCCCCAGTAGCCTCCTGTACCttctgacagcatgggcagcagaCTGGGCCTTGGCCTGTCCCTGGCTGTCTTCTCCATGGAGCACCTGTCTGTGCAGGTTACTCAGTTCCACCTCGTCATAGTCCAGAAGACCCACACGCCCTggggttatagagggatggacACGTTAcaacagtgtacacacacataaGTATTGCATATCCCTAAAGGTTCACAGGTATATTACATGTAGTAGGCCTACCTAATACTTTGTGAAGTTATGTCATCCTCAAATGCTTTATTGATGTGTACAGATTCAAGGGACTTGTTCATCTATTTTGATGTACAGCATATGAATCTTTGACCGTTACTGAGGGTATAACTTACTGAAATTCTCTTTCCCCACATTTTTACCTAC is a genomic window of Oncorhynchus tshawytscha isolate Ot180627B linkage group LG11, Otsh_v2.0, whole genome shotgun sequence containing:
- the mocs3 gene encoding adenylyltransferase and sulfurtransferase MOCS3 — protein: MAEEVSCLKARLMEKEKEIVALKNKLALEKNSLIDLQLQEKVTTLPPLKLKAALSNEDIMRYSRQLILPEFGVQGQLNLSQTSVLVVGCGGLGCPLAQYLAAAGIGRVGLLDYDEVELSNLHRQVLHGEDSQGQAKAQSAAHAVRRLNSTVECIPYHLQLSPENALQLIQQFDIVADCSDNVPTRYLVNDACVLSGKPLVSASALRMEGQLTVYNYRGGPCYRCLYPKPPPPEMVTNCSDGGILGVVPGIMGCFQALEVLKIASGQGSSCGQQLLMFDAQDAKFRSIRLRSKQASCAVCGENPTVTHLVDYEKFCGSAATDKCRRLNLLSKDQRVTVQEYKSIVDNTAAHLLLDVRPLVEVDICHLPTSLNIPLSSLEDRKSEHIRVLKERIGRVKEEMLNESQVPVYVICKLGNDSQKAVQVLEKMSGSEVDFVTVKDICGGLMAWAQKIDPSFPQY